The following nucleotide sequence is from Pseudarthrobacter psychrotolerans.
GGCGCGCAGAGAAGACAGGGTTAAAGAGCGCCAGAATATCTTCCGGTGCCAATGGCGTGGTCAGTACGGAAGCCGCCTGTGCCAGCTGACGTAGCCGGATCATGCAGTAAAACCTAAAGCGGCGCGAGCCATATTTCTCTCTCCTGACCGTTCCGCAGTCACGCAGTAATAATGGGGCGCTTAGCCCCCAAAGCCCACTACAAGCCTAACGGCTGTGGCTTATGGATGGTTCCCCGGGTCAGCGGCTGTCCCGGTCTTCGAATTCCTCATCGAGGTCATGGTGCCTGAACTCGGTCTCCGGGTTCGGTTCGCCCTCGGCCACGTACTCATAGTCCAGTTGACGCTGCACCTGGCTGTCCAGAACCTGCAGCTCCCGGTCCGGAATGCTGGAAAGATCCTCCGGGAACTCGTCTTCCGGCGTCAGGTGTAGCTTTTCGGACATGGTGAGCCTCTCTGGGCCGTGAGTAATAACCGGGCCTCAATGGCCCGCACCTTCTCAGGATATTACGTTCCGGGCGGATCACCCAGCCGAATCTGCACCCGATCAGGAACGGGCCGGGGTCCAGCCGACGGCGGGCGCAATGTACCGGGCGATGTTGCCCAGCATTTTGGCGTTGAAGTCAACGCCCAACTGGTTGGGTACTGTCACCAGCAATGTGTCCGCGGCCTGGACCGCGGCGTCGGCCGCCAGCTGTTCGGCCAGGACATCCGGCGCGCCGGCATAGGTCTTGCCGAAGCGTGCCGTCAGGCCGTCGATGACACCTACCTGGTCCCGACTGTCCCGCAGCGCGCTGCCCGCAAAATACCTGCTGTCCTCGTCGTCGACGATCGGCAGGATGCTCCGGCTCACGGAGACACGCGGCTGGTGGCTGTGTCCTGCCGCGGCCCAGGCGTCCCGGAAGAGCTGGATCTGCTCCGCCTGCAGCTGGTCGAAGGGGACGCCGGTGTCCTCGGTGAGCAGGGTGGAGCTCATCAGGTTCATGCCCAGTCCGGCCGCCCACACGGCGGTGTTGCGGCTTCCTGCGCCCCACCAGATCCGCTCCGCGAGACCCTGCGACTGCGGCTGGACCGGCAACAGGCCGGTGGCACCGCCGGCGTAGCGCGGGTCCGCCTCGGCCACTCCGGCGCCGCTGATGGCGTGCCGGAACCGGGCTGTGTGCCGGCGGGCCATGTCTGCCTCGGTCTCCCCTTCCGCCGGTTTGTGGCCGAAGGCGGCGGCCCCGCTCCGGGCGGGCTCGGGTGAACCACGGCTGATGCCCAGCTGCAGCCTGCCACCGCTGATCAGGTCCGTGGCCGCGGCTTCCTCGGCCATGTACAGCGGATTTTCGTAGCGCATGTCGATCACACCCGTGCCGATCTCAATCCGGCTGGTCCGGGCGGCGATGGCTGCCAGCAGCGGGAAGGGGGACGCCTGCTGGCGGGCGAAGTGGTGCACCCGGAAAAAGGCGCCGTCGATTCCGAGTTCCTCCGCCGCGACCGCCAGCTCAATGCCCTGAAGCAGGGCCTCGCCGGCGGTTCGGGTGCGGGAGCCCTGGCCGGGGCCCCAGTGGCCGAAAGAAAGGAATCCAATGCGTTGCATGTATGGCCCAACCTCCCCGCGGCGGACCGCATTCCCGGCTGGCATGATGGGCCTGTGAATATTCCTGCTGAAACCGTGGCGATCGCCAAAACGACTCTGCTGTTCGTCCTGGCCGCTGCCGCCGAGATCGGCGGCGCGTGGCTCGTGTGGCAGTCAGTCCGCGAGGGCAAGGACTGGTGGTGGGCAGGGCTGGGTGTCATTGCCCTGGGCCTCTACGGCTTTGTGGCCACCCTGCAGCCGGATGCCCACTTCGGCCGGATCCTGGCCGCGTACGGCGGAGTGTTTGTGGCCGGGTCGCTTGCCTGGGGAATGGTCTTCGACGGCTTCCGTCCGGACCGGTGGGACATTGCAGGCTCCGTCATCTGCCTGGCCGGGGTGGCTGTGATCATGTTTGCCCCGCGAAACGCGGGCTGAGCCGCTGGCCGGGGTCCGACGGCGGCCGTCCACCCAGGTTCCCAAGCGGCCGGACCGCCTGGGACTGGTCACGGTCAGCGCCGTTTTCCTGCGCTGGGAGCACCGGGGATCGGTGTGGTGCCGGCGGGTTAAGCCTCCACCATGTGCGCCATCTTTGAGGGCCCCCGCAGGACCAGGGCGGTAAAGCACAAAGCCACCAGGGCGGTGGCAATCAGCAGGAGCAGGCCGATCGAATAGCTGTGGGTCGCGGCGTCGTAGGTTGCACCCATCACGAGCGGAGGGAAGTAGCCGCCCAGTCCGCCGGCGGCACTGACTACTCCGCTGATGCTGCCTACTTTGCCCGGAGGGGCGAGTACCCCCACCCAGGCGAACACTCCTCCGGCCCCGAATCCCAACGCCGCGGCCATGGCGACGAACGTCAGTCCGGCGGGGACTTCGCCGTCGGGCTGCAGGTTTACCACCCAGGCAAGCACCGCCACCCCTGCAAGGGAGACGAGCACGACTGGCTTGGAGCCGAATTTGTCAGCGAGAACGCCGCCCAGCGGCCGCGCCAATACTGCCGCCAGCGCGAAACCTGCGGTGCGTGCCCCGGCGCCGCTCGGATCGAAACTGTAGACATCGCGCAGGTAGGTCGGAAGGTACGTGGCAAAGGACACGAACCCGCCGAAAACGACGGCGTAGAGGAAACACATCTTCCACGTGACAGGGGTTTTTACAGCATCCATGAGCTTGGGAATCACCGGGGCGTTACTGCGCGTCCAGCCCGGGGATTCCTTCATCAGGAACCAGACCAGGGCCGCCATGACGGCCAGGACCGCGGCGATCAGCACGTGTGTGGGGAAGTACCCGATTCCGGCAACCAGCCGCGGGTTCAGAAACGCCGCCAGCGCCGTGCCGCCCATGCCGGCGCCAAAGACGCCGGTGGCGAAGCCACGGCGGTGCGGCTCATACCACCCGCTGACAAAGGGGATTCCGACGGCGAACACGGTCCCGGCAACACCCAGCAGCAGCCCCGCGCCCAGCACCAAGGCGAACGAACTGAGCATGCCGCCGACAGACACGAGCAGGATCGGCAGGATGGTGGCCAGCAGCACGAAAGTGAACATGGCACGGCCCCCGTGCTTGTCCGTGAGGGCGCCGACGGCGATCCGTCCCAGCGAGCCGACGAACACGGGCATGGCCACGAGCACGCCGGTGGCTGCCGGATTGAGGTGGAGGTTTTGTGTGTAGAACGAGCCCAACGTGGCGACGGAGTTCCAGGCCCAGAAGCACACCACCGAGGCTGAGGTGGCGAGCATCAGGTTGAGTGTCCGGCCAGCGGGGGCGGACGTCGGAAGCGGCACTGATCCGGCCACGGTTTCCTCCTTCAGCTCAACGGTTGCGGGTATCTCTGTCCTTGGTTCCCACCGGCGACCAGCCTCGCCGCACCGGGGTGCTGGAAGTCCTGTCCTTGTCCCGGGAGCGGTAGACGATGTAGGGCCGGAAGAGGTAGTGCAGCGGCGCCGTAAACGCGTGTACCAGCCGGGTGAACGGCCAGATGACGAACAAGGCCATGCCTACCAGGGTGTGCAGATGGAAGGAGAACGGCGCTGCCGCCATGGCCCCGATGTCCGGCTGGAAGACAAAAAGGGAACGGAACCACGGAGCCACCGTTTCGCGGTAGTTGTGCCCGTGCTCGCCCTCAAAGACACTGGCCAAGGTTGTCCAGAGTCCGAAGACGATGGCAGCCGTCAGCACGACGTACATCGTCTTGTCATTTTTCGTGGTGGCCATAAAAACCGGCCCCGTGGTGCGGCGGCGGTAAATCAGCAGGAGGATCCCACCCAGCGTTCCGAGCCCTGCGATGCCGCCCACCAGCAGGGCGTTGAAATGGTAAAACTCCTGGCTCATCCCCGCCGCCTGCGTCCAGGCCATAGGGATGACAAGTCCGAAAAAGTGGCCGGCGATCACGGCCAGCAGGCCAAAGTGGAACAGCGGCGACGCAATGCGCAGCAGCCGGGATTCGTAGAGCTGGGAGGACCTCGTGGTCCAGCCGAACTGGTCGTATTTGTACCGCCAGATGAGGCCGCTCACGAGCACCACCACCATGACGTACGGCAAGACACCCCACAGCACAATGTCCAGGGCGGAGAGTTCGACGGCGGAGCCTGGCTCGGTTTCGAATGTCAGCAAGGTCAGGCCCCCTTCACGGGCAGCAGCCGAGGATCGTACGGGTCCAGGCCCACGGCTTCGGTGGGCGGACCATAACCGGCCATCCGCATGACGGCCTGCTCGTCGGCGGGGGATTTCCCGGGCAGGGTGGCGCAGATGGCCTGGAGGATGCATGCATGCGGGAGTTCGTCCCGCAGCAGGCCGAAGCGGAGCATCTCGAGGCTCGCACGGTACCGGATCAGCAAGTCACGCCCCGCCGCTAAGTCCACCAGTGCGGCGTATTCCAGGACCATCGGCAGGTAGTCCGGCAGTTCTCCGTGGGTGTCCACCAGGATGTCGCTTTGACGGTAGGCCTGTTTGAAGGCGCCCAGGACTTCGCCGCGGCGCCGGGTATCCCCGTCCGTCCAGTAGGACAAGTGGAGGGCATGGCGCCGGCCGAGGTCGAACTCGCGAACATAGTGGGCCTGGATCTCCATGGGCGGCGTGGATTCCAGCCGGTCCAGGACCTCCTGGAAGTCCGCCACGGTGCCGGGAAACTCGGCCAGCGCGGCGCGCATCAGCGGGACCCGGCCGATGAGTTCCTCGTCCGGGTAGGACAGGCACCAGGCTGCCGCGAGGTAGACGACCTGAAGACGGCGGGTCACGGCTGCTCCCCCGATGCCGGGGTCCCGGCCGCGCCGCCGGTTGCCCCGGGAAGCGGAGGCTTCTCCGGGAACAGCCCCGAAGGGGCGCCGGTACCGTCCCAGTTCAGCAGGTTCACCCGGCCGCGGAGGGTGGTTTCGCCGGGCGCCGCGTCGGAGGTCTGCCGGTCGCGCAGGGCGTTGAAAGTCTCCACCGCCACCGGGACGGGCCTTCCGCTGGCCTCACCGAACGGTGAGGAGTCCTGCATGCCCGGGCCCCGTCGAAATCAAGTGAACAGCCCATCTCCTCAAGGTCATGGGCCTGTTCAACGTGCGCCTTCGGGATCACGTAGCGTTCCTCATACTTGGCGATCGCCATCAGCCGGTACATCTCGTACATGGTTTGGCTGTCCATGCCCACAGCCTCCGGGATGGAGTCGTCGGGGTCGTTGCCCATGCTGATGCCGCGCATGAAGGAGCGCATGGCCGCGAGCTTCTTCAGCACCGCTGTGACCCGGTCCGCGTCCCCGGCGGTGAAAAGTTCCGCGAGATACTCCACCGGAATCCGCAGCGCATCGATGGCGCCGAACAGATTGCCGTGATCCTCGCCGTCGTGCCCCTGGTCCCGCAGCAGGTCCACCACCGGCGAAAGCGGCGGCACGTACCAGACCATGGGCATGGTCCGGTATTCGGGGTGCAGCGGAAGTGCCACTTTGTAGACCTTGGCCAGGGCGTAGACCGGCGAGCGCCGGGCGGCATCGATCCAGTCCTCCGGGATGCCCTGGGCCCGGGCCTCGGCCTGGACCGCGGGATCGTTCGGATCCAGCAGCACGTCCATCTGGGCGTCGTAGAGCTCCTGGGGGTCAGTGACGGACGCCGCAGCGGTGACGGCATCGGCGTCGTACAGGAACAACCCCAGATACCGCAGCCTCCCCACGCAGGTCTCCGAGCAGACCGTCGGCAGCCCCACCTCCACCCGGGGGTAGCAGAAGGTGCACTTTTCGGCTTTGCCCGTCTTGTGGTTGAAGTAGATCTTCTTGTAGGGGCACCCTGTGACGCACTGGCGCCAGCCACGGCACTTGTCCTGGTCCACCAGGACAATCCCGTCCTCCACCCGTTTGTAGATGGCGCCGGAGGGGCAGGAGGCCATGCAGGACGGGTTCAGGCAGTGCTCGCAGATCCGCGGGAGATAGAACATGAAGGTCTGCTCGTACGCGAACTTGATCTTGTCCTCGGACTCACGGCGGACCTTCTCCACGATCGGGTCCAGGTGGCCGTATTCGGTGGAGCCGCCCAGGTCATCGTCCCAGTTCGCGGACCAGGTGATCTTGGTGTCCTCCCCGGTGATCAGAGACTTGGGCCGGGCCACCGGGAAATCGTCGCCCAGCGGCGCGTCCACAAGGGTCTTGTAGTCGTAGGTCCACGGCTCGTAATAGTCCTTGAGCTCGGGCTGGATCGGGCTGGCGAAGATTCCCAGGAGCTTCTTCACCCGGCCGCCGGCCTTGAGCACCAGCTTGCCGCGCTTGTTCAGCTCCCAGCCGCCCTGCCATTTCTCCTGGTCCTCGTAGCGGCGCGGGTACCCCTGCCCGGGGCGCGTTTCGACGTTGTTGAACCAGACGTATTCGGTGCCCGCGCGGTTGGTCCAGGCCTGTTTGCACGTCACGGAACAGGTGTGGCAGCCGATGCATTTGTCCAGGTTCATGACCATGCCCATTTGAGCCATAACACGCATCAGTACTGCACCTCCTGTGAACGACGGCGGACGGTGGCAACCATGTCGCGCTGGTTTCCGGTGGGGCCAAGGTAGTTGAACGCGTAGGCCAGCTGGGCGTAGCCGCCGATGAGGTGCGAGGGTTTGACCAGCAGCCGGGTTACGGAGTTGTGGATGCCGCCGCGCCGGCCCGTCGCCTCGGACTTCGGCACGTCGATGGTGCGTTCCTGCGCGTGGTGGACGTAGACCACACCGGCGGGCATCCGGTGGCTGACGATCGCCCGGGCCACGAGGACGCCGTTGATGTTCACGCACTCCACCCAGTCGTTGTCCTTGACCTGGATGACGGCTGCGTCGGCGGGGCTCATCCAGACCGTGGGCCCGCCGCGGGACAGTGAGAGCATCAGCAGGTTGTCCTGGTATTCGGAGTGGATGGACCACTTGGAGTGCGGTGTCAGGTACCGGACCACCACCTCCATGGCCCCGTCCTGGCCGAGCTTCGGCTCACCGAAGAGGCGGTGCATGTCCAGCGGCGGCCGGTAGATGGGCAGGGCCTCGCCGATGTCGATCATCCAGTCGTGGTCCAGGAAGAAGTGCATCCGCCCGGTCAGGGTGTGCCAGGGCTTGAGCCGCTCGACGTTGATGGTGAAGGGGGCGTAGCGGCGGCCGCCGGTCTCGGAACCGGACCATTCCGGAGACGTGATCACCGGTACGGGACCGGCCTGGGTCTGGGCGAAGGTGATGAACTTTTCTTCGGAGCCCTCCGCGAGGTCCGCGAGTTTCCGGCCGGTGCGGATTTCCAGATCCTTGAAGCCCTGCACGGACAGGGCGCCGTTGGTGGTGCCGGAGAAGGCCAGGATGGCCTCGGCCATCTTCGCATCGGTGTCGATCGCGGGACGGCCGTCCGCGGCGCCGCCGAGCATCACACCGTTGGAGCGGCTGAGCCTCTCCAACGGGCCGGCGAGTTTGTAGGTGACGTTCTTGACCGTGAAGCCCAGTTTGTCGGCGAGCGGCCCGACGGCGGCGAGCTTGTCCGCGATGGCCGTGTAGTCCCGCTCCACCACGGAAAAGACGGGCATGTTCTGCCCCGGCACCGCGGGGATGGACGTGTCCCGCCAGTCCCGGACAATCCCGCCGGGCTGGGCGAGCTGGCCGGGGGTGTCGTGCTGCAGCGGCACGCTGACCAGGTCCCGGCGGACGCCCAGATGGGTTTTCGCCAGCCGGGAGAACTCCTGGGCCAGCAGGTGGAAAGTGTCGAAATCCGTCTTGGTTTCCCAGGGCGGATCGATCGCGGGGCTGAAGGCGTGCACGAACGGATGCATGTCCGTGGAGGACAGATCGTGCTTCTCGTACCAGGTGGCGGCCGGGAACACGACGTCGGACAGCAGTGTGGTGGAGGTCATCCGGAAGTCCGCGGAGACCAGCAGGTCCAGCTTTCCTTCCGGCGCCTGCTCATGCCATTTCACGTCCTTGGGCTTTAGCCCTTCGGCGTGGTCTTTCAGGACGTTGTTGTGGGTTCCCAGCAGGTTGCGGAGGAAGTACTCATTGCCCTTGGCGGAGGAGCCGAACAGGTTGGAACGCCACAGCACGAGGGTCCGCGGCCAGTTCTCCGGGGCGTCGACGTCCTCGATCGCTGGATTCAGTGTGCGGTTTTTCAGCGCGTCCGCGATGTAGCTGGGGGTGTCCTTCGCGGTGCCGGCGGCGACGGCGGCCTCCGCCTCGTCCGCAAGGTCCAGCGGGTTCCGGTCGAACTGAGGATAGAACGGCATCCAACCGAGCCGTGCCGACTGGGCCAGCGCGTCCGCGGTGTGCATGCCGTCCAGGGCTCCGGTGGAGAGCGGGGACTTCAGGGCGTCCGCGGAGTAGCCGTCCTGCCGCCACTGGTCCGTGTGCATGTACCAGTAGCCGGTACCGATCATGGTCCGCGGCGGCCGGGCCCAGTCCAGGGCGTTCGCCAGCGACACCCAGCCGGTGGCTGGCCGGGTCTTTTCCT
It contains:
- the narI gene encoding respiratory nitrate reductase subunit gamma; the protein is MLTFETEPGSAVELSALDIVLWGVLPYVMVVVLVSGLIWRYKYDQFGWTTRSSQLYESRLLRIASPLFHFGLLAVIAGHFFGLVIPMAWTQAAGMSQEFYHFNALLVGGIAGLGTLGGILLLIYRRRTTGPVFMATTKNDKTMYVVLTAAIVFGLWTTLASVFEGEHGHNYRETVAPWFRSLFVFQPDIGAMAAAPFSFHLHTLVGMALFVIWPFTRLVHAFTAPLHYLFRPYIVYRSRDKDRTSSTPVRRGWSPVGTKDRDTRNR
- a CDS encoding nitrate reductase subunit alpha is translated as MAAGPHAGLDGPASDAMLKLGRFFTKWDQTDDGRAVFREGGRKGDIFYRDRWSHDKVVRSTHGVNCTGSCSWKVYVKDGIITWESQQTDYPSVGPDSPEYEPRGCPRGAAFSWYTYSPTRVRFPYARGVLVEMYREAKARLGDPVLAFADVVGDPERRRRYQQARGKGGLVRVSWQEAIEIAAAAHVNTIKAYGPDRCAGFSPIPAMSMVSHAVGTRFIQLIGGVMTSFYDWYADLPVASPQVFGDQTDVPESGDWWDAGYLMMWGSNVPVTRTPDAHWMAEVRYRGTKVVTVSPDYADNTKFADEWLPAQAGTDAALAMAMGHVMLKEFFIDRDVPFFSDYVRQYTDLPFLVRLERRDDGSLTPSKFLTAKDLTLESGAEDAAFRTVLFDKKTGLPAVPNGSMGFRYSGSGEGRWNLDLEGIEPALSLREVSGESAEILLPCFEDAGGAGSVLRRGVPVLEIEGQLVTTVFDLMLAQYGVGREGLPGDWASGYEDASTPYTPAWQEEITSVPAQACIRVAREFARNAEQSKGRSMIIMGAGICQWFHGDTTYRAVLALVMLTGCMGRNGGGWAHYVGQEKTRPATGWVSLANALDWARPPRTMIGTGYWYMHTDQWRQDGYSADALKSPLSTGALDGMHTADALAQSARLGWMPFYPQFDRNPLDLADEAEAAVAAGTAKDTPSYIADALKNRTLNPAIEDVDAPENWPRTLVLWRSNLFGSSAKGNEYFLRNLLGTHNNVLKDHAEGLKPKDVKWHEQAPEGKLDLLVSADFRMTSTTLLSDVVFPAATWYEKHDLSSTDMHPFVHAFSPAIDPPWETKTDFDTFHLLAQEFSRLAKTHLGVRRDLVSVPLQHDTPGQLAQPGGIVRDWRDTSIPAVPGQNMPVFSVVERDYTAIADKLAAVGPLADKLGFTVKNVTYKLAGPLERLSRSNGVMLGGAADGRPAIDTDAKMAEAILAFSGTTNGALSVQGFKDLEIRTGRKLADLAEGSEEKFITFAQTQAGPVPVITSPEWSGSETGGRRYAPFTINVERLKPWHTLTGRMHFFLDHDWMIDIGEALPIYRPPLDMHRLFGEPKLGQDGAMEVVVRYLTPHSKWSIHSEYQDNLLMLSLSRGGPTVWMSPADAAVIQVKDNDWVECVNINGVLVARAIVSHRMPAGVVYVHHAQERTIDVPKSEATGRRGGIHNSVTRLLVKPSHLIGGYAQLAYAFNYLGPTGNQRDMVATVRRRSQEVQY
- a CDS encoding YnfA family protein; amino-acid sequence: MAIAKTTLLFVLAAAAEIGGAWLVWQSVREGKDWWWAGLGVIALGLYGFVATLQPDAHFGRILAAYGGVFVAGSLAWGMVFDGFRPDRWDIAGSVICLAGVAVIMFAPRNAG
- the narJ gene encoding nitrate reductase molybdenum cofactor assembly chaperone; its protein translation is MTRRLQVVYLAAAWCLSYPDEELIGRVPLMRAALAEFPGTVADFQEVLDRLESTPPMEIQAHYVREFDLGRRHALHLSYWTDGDTRRRGEVLGAFKQAYRQSDILVDTHGELPDYLPMVLEYAALVDLAAGRDLLIRYRASLEMLRFGLLRDELPHACILQAICATLPGKSPADEQAVMRMAGYGPPTEAVGLDPYDPRLLPVKGA
- a CDS encoding LLM class flavin-dependent oxidoreductase, which produces MQRIGFLSFGHWGPGQGSRTRTAGEALLQGIELAVAAEELGIDGAFFRVHHFARQQASPFPLLAAIAARTSRIEIGTGVIDMRYENPLYMAEEAAATDLISGGRLQLGISRGSPEPARSGAAAFGHKPAEGETEADMARRHTARFRHAISGAGVAEADPRYAGGATGLLPVQPQSQGLAERIWWGAGSRNTAVWAAGLGMNLMSSTLLTEDTGVPFDQLQAEQIQLFRDAWAAAGHSHQPRVSVSRSILPIVDDEDSRYFAGSALRDSRDQVGVIDGLTARFGKTYAGAPDVLAEQLAADAAVQAADTLLVTVPNQLGVDFNAKMLGNIARYIAPAVGWTPARS
- a CDS encoding MFS transporter; protein product: MAGSVPLPTSAPAGRTLNLMLATSASVVCFWAWNSVATLGSFYTQNLHLNPAATGVLVAMPVFVGSLGRIAVGALTDKHGGRAMFTFVLLATILPILLVSVGGMLSSFALVLGAGLLLGVAGTVFAVGIPFVSGWYEPHRRGFATGVFGAGMGGTALAAFLNPRLVAGIGYFPTHVLIAAVLAVMAALVWFLMKESPGWTRSNAPVIPKLMDAVKTPVTWKMCFLYAVVFGGFVSFATYLPTYLRDVYSFDPSGAGARTAGFALAAVLARPLGGVLADKFGSKPVVLVSLAGVAVLAWVVNLQPDGEVPAGLTFVAMAAALGFGAGGVFAWVGVLAPPGKVGSISGVVSAAGGLGGYFPPLVMGATYDAATHSYSIGLLLLIATALVALCFTALVLRGPSKMAHMVEA